One window of the Colletotrichum lupini chromosome 9, complete sequence genome contains the following:
- a CDS encoding nicotinamide N-methyltransferase — protein MSPVSDVADGDTGDLFADPEDYYPPTPPPTSQTHTLASGRVLTLHLVGYSPTEAHHLWNGSRVVSDYFEADPSRVKGKTVLELGAGAGLPSLTAGILGAKRVVVSDFPDADIVMTMQKNVDEAGDLEGVVVPKGYVWGADVKPLLAEIASSAEGGEKKFDVLVLADLLFRHSEHGKLADTIWEALARKEGSVAYVFFTSYRPWLRHKDLAFFDVVRERGLLVEQVFEKKMEKPLFDGDPGDLEIQKTVSGFEVRWPRELLEESKA, from the coding sequence ATGAGCCCAGTAAGCGACGTCGCCGACGGCGACACAGGCGACCTCTTCGCCGACCCGGAGGACTACTACCCGCCCACCCCGCCACCCACCTCGCAAACCCACACCCTCGCCTCGGGCCGCGTCCTGACCCTGCACCTGGTCGGCTACTCGCCCACCGAAGCGCACCACCTCTGGAACGGAAGCCGGGTCGTCTCAGACTACTTTGAGGCGGACCCGTCCCGCGTCAAAGGCAAGACGGTGCTGGAGCTCGGTGCCGGTGCCGGCCTGCCGAGTTTGACGGCGGGCATCTTGGGCGCGAAGCGCGTCGTGGTGTCGGATTTCCCGGACGCGGATATCGTTATGACGATGCAGAAGAATGTGGACGAGGCGGGGGATCTGGAGGGGGTCGTGGTGCCCAAGGGGTATGTCTGGGGCGCGGACGTGAAGCCTCTGTTGGCGGAGATTGCTTCTTCAGCCGAGGGGGGAGAGAAGAAGTTTGACGTGCTGGTGTTGGCGGATCTGCTGTTCCGGCACTCTGAGCACGGGAAGCTTGCTGATACGATCTGGGAGGCGCTGGCGAGGAAGGAGGGGAGCGTGGCGTATGTGTTCTTCACGTCGTACCGGCCGTGGCTGAGGCACAAGGACCTGGCCTTCTTCGATGTCGTGAGGGAGAGGGGGCTGCTTGTCGAGCAGGTGTTTGAGAAGAAGATGGAGAAGCCGCTGTTTGATGGAGACCCGGGCGATTTGGAGATTCAGAAGACGGTGAGCGGGTTTGAGGTGCGGTGGCCGAGGGAGCTGCTGGAGGAGAGCAAGGCATGA